Proteins encoded in a region of the Solanum dulcamara chromosome 9, daSolDulc1.2, whole genome shotgun sequence genome:
- the LOC129903837 gene encoding uncharacterized protein LOC129903837, whose translation METTSSFESIRARAVWRTCLASAFRTALACSIVGVATLFGPECFKTQVAFPAFSYVTVILIVTNATLGDTLRSCWFALYATIQGVCPAILSLWLMEPGRLTASTTATAVALSAFFVVLPENTHLIAKRIALGQLVIVYVIAYINGAKTEPVMHPIRVAASTAVGVVACVLALLLPYPNLACCEVKEKSRLFVENAAERINLFVKAFSAEDKTSALALISQANSLVNNGPKLLQAIKSKQESMKWERFPFKFLRPYGENPGDKFQEIQTPLRGMEIALENSPVSILNIIDLKDGLEKLGDHISKQIKNMSIDESPATVPESNANDAEKFLQTLQTMQPTKKDLPSLFFLFCLKLLLNKPIFPLSSKKGVEIGSNKQIDDHQEGFIRKTWNNLAITINSRRFMASFKCSLSLGLAILFGSIYSKENGFWAGLPVAISLAATREATFKVANVKAQGTVLGTVYGVLGCFLFEKIVQIRFLSLLPWFIVSSFLSRSRMYGQAGGISAVIGAVLILGRKGFGPPSEFAIARITETFIGLSCSVMVEILFHPTRASTLAKIQLSNTFKILHECIDSITFSSSNKNNLEEIQKNLKFQVNELGKFIEEAEAEPNFWFLPFNSGCYGKVMVSLSKMVEYLLFGSQALRSLQQHSTSSVDWNNLDADLMLFKDLIGTSTKYFEEVSLVKSLEVLDKKFEKKKMSMDLELGKSSSYNIRSSSSSEEGILTSYLQHSNELLDFIVNVGGNKSSDEKLKGQLVLSLSALGFCMENLVKETKEIEKAIKELVQWENPSCLVNLYDISCKVRALANTQTN comes from the exons ATGGAAACAACCTCTAGCTTTGAATCCATTCGAGCTAGAGCTGTGTGGCGGACTTGCCTAGCTTCCGCCTTTCGTACTGCCTTGGCTTGTTCTATAGTTGGCGTTGCCACCCTTTTCGGCCCCGAATGTTTCAAAACCCAAGTCGCATTCCCCGCTTTTTCCTATGTTACGGTTATTCTAATCGTGACTAATGCCACGTTAGGTGACACTTTGCGTAGTTGTTGGTTCGCTCTTTATGCCACGATTCAAGGTGTTTGTCCCGCTATATTAAGCTTGTGGTTGATGGAGCCGGGCCGACTCACGGCCAGCACCACCGCTACTGCCGTGGCGCTGAGCGCGTTCTTTGTGGTCCTACCCGAAAACACTCACTTGATAGCGAAGCGCATAGCTCTAGGACAACTTGTGATTGTGTATGTCATAGCGTATATCAACGGTGCGAAAACGGAACCCGTTATGCACCCGATTCGCGTCGCGGCTAGCACGGCCGTTGGTGTTGTGGCTTGTGTTTTAGCATTGTTGCTTCCCTATCCCAACCTTGCTTGTTGTGAG GTAAAAGAGAAAAGCAGGCTCTTCGTAGAAAATGCTGCCGAGAGGATTAACCTGTTTGTGAAGGCATTCTCGGCTGAAGACAAGACTTCAGCACTTGCTTTAATTTCTCAAGCCAACTCCTTAGTTAACAATGGACCCAAACTTCTCCAAGCCATTAAATCCAAGCAA GAAAGCATGAAGTGGGAAAGATTTCCTTTCAAGTTTTTAAGACCATATGGAGAGAATCCAGGGGACAAATTTCAAGAAATCCAAACACCCTTAAGAGGGATGGAAATTGCATTGGAAAATTCCCCAGTTAGTATTCTGAACATCATAGACCTAAAAGATGGTCTAGAAAAACTAGGAGATCACATCTCAAAGCAAATCAAGAACATGTCCATTGACGAGTCGCCAGCAACTGTCCCAGAGTCAAATGCAAATGATGCAGAAAAGTTCCTCCAAACACTTCAAACAATGCAACCAACAAAAAAAGACCTACCctctttatttttccttttttgcctAAAATTGTTATTAAACAAACCAATTTTCCCTTTATCATCCAAAAAAGGAGTGGAAATTGGTTCCAACAAACAAATTGATGATCATCAAGAAGGATTTATTAGAAAAACATGGAACAATTTGGCAATTACTATAAATAGTAGAAGATTTATGGCATCTTTTAAATGTTCACTTTCTTTAGGCCTTGCTATTCTTTTTGGATCAATTTATAGCAAGGAAAATGGATTTTGGGCTGGGCTTCCAGTTGCAATAAGCCTTGCAGCAACAAGAGAAGCAACATTTAAAGTTGCTAATGTTAAAGCACAAGGGACTGTGTTGGGAACAGTATATGGTGTCTTAGGATGTTTTCTCTTTGAAAAAATTGTGCAAATAAGGTTCTTGTCTTTGCTTCCTTGGTTCATTGTCAGCAGCTTCTTGAGCCGTAGCCGGATGTACGGCCAGGCAG GTGGGATTTCAGCAGTTATTGGAGCAGTACTAATTCTAGGTAGAAAAGGATTTGGTCCCCCAAGTGAATTTGCCATAGCAAGAATCACAGAAACATTCATTGGATTATCATGTTCCGTCATGGTAGAAATCTTGTTCCACCCAACAAGAGCTTCAACATTAGCTAAAATCCAGCTCTCCAACACCTTCAAAATATTGCACGAATGTATCGACTCAATAACGTTCTCTTCGTCAAACAAAAACAACTTGGAGGAAATCCAAAAGAATCTAAAATTCCAGGTAAATGAATTGGGAAAATTCATAGAGGAAGCTGAGGCAGAGCCCAATTTTTGGTTTTTGCCTTTTAATAGTGGTTGTTATGGTAAGGTTATGGTGTCCTTGTCAAAGATGGTTGAGTATTTACTTTTTGGGTCACAAGCACTAAGATCCCTCCAACAACATTCAACAAGTTCAGTCGACTGGAACAACTTAGATGCTGACCTCATGCTTTTTAAGGATTTAATTGGCACATCCACTAAATATTTCGAGGAGGTTAGTTTGGTAAAATCACTCGAAGTACTTGACaagaaatttgagaaaaagaaaatgtCAATGGATCTTGAGTTGGgaaaatcatcatcatataatatAAGGTCTTCATCATCAAGTGAAGAGGGAATTTTAACGTCTTATCTTCAACATTCAAATGAACTTTTGGATTTTATAGTCAATGTTGGTGGTAATAAAAGTAGTGATGAGAAACTCAAGGGCCAATTGGTTTTAAGTTTGAGTGCTTTGGGTTTTTGCATGGAAAATCTTGTGAAGGAGACTAAAGAAATTGAGAAGGCAATTAAAGAACTTGTACAGTGGGAGAATCCCTCATGTCTTGTAAATTTGTATGACATTTCTTGTAAAGTAAGGGCTTTAGCCAATactcaaacaaattaa